One Vespa crabro chromosome 4, iyVesCrab1.2, whole genome shotgun sequence DNA segment encodes these proteins:
- the LOC124423433 gene encoding poly(A) polymerase type 3 isoform X1, whose protein sequence is MWPTQPVQSNTNSMSSEKNLRTLGMTSAISVAEPKPSDLIRTNELKEALKPYNVFESEEELNHRMEILSKLNALVKQWIRNESIARNMPPNVADQVGGKIYTFGSYRLGVHHKGADIDALCVVPRHINRSDYFSSFFDLLKMQEEVTDLRAVEEAFVPVIKMNFDGIEIDMLFAKLALKEIPDTMDLRDDMLLKNLDPKCVRSLNGCRVTDEILRLVPNIENFRLALRAIKLWAKRHGIYSNVLGYLGGVSWAMLVARTCQLYPNAVAATLIEKFFLVFSQWKWPQPVLLKQPDTVNLGFTVWDPRVHMSDRYHLMPIITPAYPQQNSTFNVSASTRTIMQEAFETGLSITEEIIMGKATWDKLFEPPNFFYKYKHYIVLLARSLTPEDQLEWSGLVESKIRHLIGTLERNPHITLAHVNPEAFPPLEPEPERQCSMWFIGLLFARSEHLNVDLTLDIKSFVEAIERQAELIKMLKEGMWIEAKHVKRRDLNTYVSPSLLKRERKVSGGVHRNGNIAGNGNNGGVSPRNQGDQVTSRKRPSDQSLETFSKKRKVNENDQQVTQGEDGSLVVQSCGDDSNSGFSLEEYKQTLTTAKDEGPINASTVAQEGYVCT, encoded by the exons ATGTGGCCAACCCAACCAGTTCAATCTAATACCAACAGTATGTCCAGTGAAAAGAATCTTCGTACACTAGGAATGACATCGGCTATTAGTGTAGCTGAACCGAAACCTAGTGATCTTATCCGAACAAATGAATTGAAAGAAGCATTAAAACCATATAACGTCTTTGAATCTGAAGAAGAATTAAATCATAGAATGGAAATATTAAG CAAATTAAATGCTTTGGTAAAGCAATGGATTCGAAATGAAAGTATTGCTAGAAATATGCCACCTAATGTTGCAGATCAAGTTGGCGGAAAAATATACACTTTTGGTTCATATAGGTTAGGTGTTCATCACAAAGGTGCTGATATTGATGCCTTATGTGTTGTCCCAAGGCACATAAATAGGTCCGattatttttcatccttttttgatttattgaaAATGCAAGAAGAGGTCACAGATTTAAGG gCTGTAGAAGAAGCATTTGTACccgttataaaaatgaattttgatGGCATTGAAATTGACATGTTATTCGCAAAGTTAGCATTAAAAGAAATCCCAGACACTATG gaTCTCAGGGATgatatgttattaaaaaacCTTGATCCGAAATGCGTGAGAAGTTTAAATGGATGTAGAGTGACAGATGAAATCTTACGTTTAGTAcctaatatagaaaatttcagATTGGCACTTAGAGCTATAAAATTATGGGCTAAAA gaCACGGAATATATAGTAATGTATTAGGATATCTTGGTGGTGTGTCTTGGGCAATGCTAGTTGCTCGTACGTGTCAACTTTATCCTAATGCTGTAGCTGCAACTTTAatagaaaagttttttcttgTATTCTCTCAATGGAAGTGGCCACAACCTGTCCTCTTAAAACAACCCGATACTGTTAATTTAGGCTTTACTGTATGGGATCCAAGA gTACATATGTCTGATAGATATCATTTAATGCCCATAATTACTCCGGCGTACCCACAACAAAATTCAACATTCAATGTCTCCGCGTCAACCAGGACTATCATGCAAGAAGCCTTTGAAACTGGTTTATCTATAACGGAAGAAATTATTATGGGAAAAGCGACTTGGGACAAATTGTTTGAACCTccaaattttttctataaatacaaACACTATATTGTATTGTTGGCAAGAAGTTTAACACCAGAAGATCAACTTGAATGGTCTGGACtggtcgaatccaaaatacgTCATCTAATAG GAACATTGGAAAGAAATCCCCACATTACTCTGGCACATGTTAATCCTGAAGCTTTCCCACCGTTGGAACCAGAGCCAGAGAGACAATGTTCAATGTGGTTCATCGGTTTGCTCTTCGCGAGGAGTGAACATTTAAATGTTGACCTGACACTTGACATAAAATCATTCGTAGAGGCAA TCGAAAGGCAAgctgaattaataaaaatgctgAAGGAAGGCATGTGGATAGAAGCGAAGCATGTCAAAAGGAGAGACTTGAACACATACGTCTCTCCTTCattattaaagagagaaagaaag GTGTCCGGTGGTGTTCACCGAAATGGAAACATCGCGGGCAACGGAAACAATGGTGGCGTTTCCCCAAGAAACCAAGGAGATCAGGTCACCAGTAGAAAGAGACCATCGGATCAAAGTCTCGAAACGTTttcaaaaaaacgaaaagttaatGAAAACGACCAACAAGTAACTCAG GGGGAAGACGGGTCGTTAGTGGTTCAATCATGCGGAGACGATAGCAACTCTGGGTTTAGCTTGGAAGAATACAAACAGACTCTAACAACTGCTAAGGAC GAAGGGCCTATTAACGCATCTACAGTGGCGCAAGAaggatatgtatgtacttga
- the LOC124423433 gene encoding poly(A) polymerase type 3 isoform X3, protein MWPTQPVQSNTNSMSSEKNLRTLGMTSAISVAEPKPSDLIRTNELKEALKPYNVFESEEELNHRMEILSKLNALVKQWIRNESIARNMPPNVADQVGGKIYTFGSYRLGVHHKGADIDALCVVPRHINRSDYFSSFFDLLKMQEEVTDLRAVEEAFVPVIKMNFDGIEIDMLFAKLALKEIPDTMDLRDDMLLKNLDPKCVRSLNGCRVTDEILRLVPNIENFRLALRAIKLWAKRHGIYSNVLGYLGGVSWAMLVARTCQLYPNAVAATLIEKFFLVFSQWKWPQPVLLKQPDTVNLGFTVWDPRVHMSDRYHLMPIITPAYPQQNSTFNVSASTRTIMQEAFETGLSITEEIIMGKATWDKLFEPPNFFYKYKHYIVLLARSLTPEDQLEWSGLVESKIRHLIGTLERNPHITLAHVNPEAFPPLEPEPERQCSMWFIGLLFARSEHLNVDLTLDIKSFVEAIERQAELIKMLKEGMWIEAKHVKRRDLNTYVSPSLLKRERKVSGGVHRNGNIAGNGNNGGVSPRNQGDQVTSRKRPSDQSLETFSKKRKVNENDQQVTQEGPINASTVAQEGYVCT, encoded by the exons ATGTGGCCAACCCAACCAGTTCAATCTAATACCAACAGTATGTCCAGTGAAAAGAATCTTCGTACACTAGGAATGACATCGGCTATTAGTGTAGCTGAACCGAAACCTAGTGATCTTATCCGAACAAATGAATTGAAAGAAGCATTAAAACCATATAACGTCTTTGAATCTGAAGAAGAATTAAATCATAGAATGGAAATATTAAG CAAATTAAATGCTTTGGTAAAGCAATGGATTCGAAATGAAAGTATTGCTAGAAATATGCCACCTAATGTTGCAGATCAAGTTGGCGGAAAAATATACACTTTTGGTTCATATAGGTTAGGTGTTCATCACAAAGGTGCTGATATTGATGCCTTATGTGTTGTCCCAAGGCACATAAATAGGTCCGattatttttcatccttttttgatttattgaaAATGCAAGAAGAGGTCACAGATTTAAGG gCTGTAGAAGAAGCATTTGTACccgttataaaaatgaattttgatGGCATTGAAATTGACATGTTATTCGCAAAGTTAGCATTAAAAGAAATCCCAGACACTATG gaTCTCAGGGATgatatgttattaaaaaacCTTGATCCGAAATGCGTGAGAAGTTTAAATGGATGTAGAGTGACAGATGAAATCTTACGTTTAGTAcctaatatagaaaatttcagATTGGCACTTAGAGCTATAAAATTATGGGCTAAAA gaCACGGAATATATAGTAATGTATTAGGATATCTTGGTGGTGTGTCTTGGGCAATGCTAGTTGCTCGTACGTGTCAACTTTATCCTAATGCTGTAGCTGCAACTTTAatagaaaagttttttcttgTATTCTCTCAATGGAAGTGGCCACAACCTGTCCTCTTAAAACAACCCGATACTGTTAATTTAGGCTTTACTGTATGGGATCCAAGA gTACATATGTCTGATAGATATCATTTAATGCCCATAATTACTCCGGCGTACCCACAACAAAATTCAACATTCAATGTCTCCGCGTCAACCAGGACTATCATGCAAGAAGCCTTTGAAACTGGTTTATCTATAACGGAAGAAATTATTATGGGAAAAGCGACTTGGGACAAATTGTTTGAACCTccaaattttttctataaatacaaACACTATATTGTATTGTTGGCAAGAAGTTTAACACCAGAAGATCAACTTGAATGGTCTGGACtggtcgaatccaaaatacgTCATCTAATAG GAACATTGGAAAGAAATCCCCACATTACTCTGGCACATGTTAATCCTGAAGCTTTCCCACCGTTGGAACCAGAGCCAGAGAGACAATGTTCAATGTGGTTCATCGGTTTGCTCTTCGCGAGGAGTGAACATTTAAATGTTGACCTGACACTTGACATAAAATCATTCGTAGAGGCAA TCGAAAGGCAAgctgaattaataaaaatgctgAAGGAAGGCATGTGGATAGAAGCGAAGCATGTCAAAAGGAGAGACTTGAACACATACGTCTCTCCTTCattattaaagagagaaagaaag GTGTCCGGTGGTGTTCACCGAAATGGAAACATCGCGGGCAACGGAAACAATGGTGGCGTTTCCCCAAGAAACCAAGGAGATCAGGTCACCAGTAGAAAGAGACCATCGGATCAAAGTCTCGAAACGTTttcaaaaaaacgaaaagttaatGAAAACGACCAACAAGTAACTCAG GAAGGGCCTATTAACGCATCTACAGTGGCGCAAGAaggatatgtatgtacttga
- the LOC124423433 gene encoding poly(A) polymerase type 3 isoform X2, whose amino-acid sequence MWPTQPVQSNTNSMSSEKNLRTLGMTSAISVAEPKPSDLIRTNELKEALKPYNVFESEEELNHRMEILSKLNALVKQWIRNESIARNMPPNVADQVGGKIYTFGSYRLGVHHKGADIDALCVVPRHINRSDYFSSFFDLLKMQEEVTDLRAVEEAFVPVIKMNFDGIEIDMLFAKLALKEIPDTMDLRDDMLLKNLDPKCVRSLNGCRVTDEILRLVPNIENFRLALRAIKLWAKRHGIYSNVLGYLGGVSWAMLVARTCQLYPNAVAATLIEKFFLVFSQWKWPQPVLLKQPDTVNLGFTVWDPRVHMSDRYHLMPIITPAYPQQNSTFNVSASTRTIMQEAFETGLSITEEIIMGKATWDKLFEPPNFFYKYKHYIVLLARSLTPEDQLEWSGLVESKIRHLIGTLERNPHITLAHVNPEAFPPLEPEPERQCSMWFIGLLFARSEHLNVDLTLDIKSFVEAIERQAELIKMLKEGMWIEAKHVKRRDLNTYVSPSLLKRERKVSGGVHRNGNIAGNGNNGGVSPRNQGDQVTSRKRPSDQSLETFSKKRKVNENDQQVTQGEDGSLVVQSCGDDSNSGFSLEEYKQTLTTAKDVRHCTYNEQ is encoded by the exons ATGTGGCCAACCCAACCAGTTCAATCTAATACCAACAGTATGTCCAGTGAAAAGAATCTTCGTACACTAGGAATGACATCGGCTATTAGTGTAGCTGAACCGAAACCTAGTGATCTTATCCGAACAAATGAATTGAAAGAAGCATTAAAACCATATAACGTCTTTGAATCTGAAGAAGAATTAAATCATAGAATGGAAATATTAAG CAAATTAAATGCTTTGGTAAAGCAATGGATTCGAAATGAAAGTATTGCTAGAAATATGCCACCTAATGTTGCAGATCAAGTTGGCGGAAAAATATACACTTTTGGTTCATATAGGTTAGGTGTTCATCACAAAGGTGCTGATATTGATGCCTTATGTGTTGTCCCAAGGCACATAAATAGGTCCGattatttttcatccttttttgatttattgaaAATGCAAGAAGAGGTCACAGATTTAAGG gCTGTAGAAGAAGCATTTGTACccgttataaaaatgaattttgatGGCATTGAAATTGACATGTTATTCGCAAAGTTAGCATTAAAAGAAATCCCAGACACTATG gaTCTCAGGGATgatatgttattaaaaaacCTTGATCCGAAATGCGTGAGAAGTTTAAATGGATGTAGAGTGACAGATGAAATCTTACGTTTAGTAcctaatatagaaaatttcagATTGGCACTTAGAGCTATAAAATTATGGGCTAAAA gaCACGGAATATATAGTAATGTATTAGGATATCTTGGTGGTGTGTCTTGGGCAATGCTAGTTGCTCGTACGTGTCAACTTTATCCTAATGCTGTAGCTGCAACTTTAatagaaaagttttttcttgTATTCTCTCAATGGAAGTGGCCACAACCTGTCCTCTTAAAACAACCCGATACTGTTAATTTAGGCTTTACTGTATGGGATCCAAGA gTACATATGTCTGATAGATATCATTTAATGCCCATAATTACTCCGGCGTACCCACAACAAAATTCAACATTCAATGTCTCCGCGTCAACCAGGACTATCATGCAAGAAGCCTTTGAAACTGGTTTATCTATAACGGAAGAAATTATTATGGGAAAAGCGACTTGGGACAAATTGTTTGAACCTccaaattttttctataaatacaaACACTATATTGTATTGTTGGCAAGAAGTTTAACACCAGAAGATCAACTTGAATGGTCTGGACtggtcgaatccaaaatacgTCATCTAATAG GAACATTGGAAAGAAATCCCCACATTACTCTGGCACATGTTAATCCTGAAGCTTTCCCACCGTTGGAACCAGAGCCAGAGAGACAATGTTCAATGTGGTTCATCGGTTTGCTCTTCGCGAGGAGTGAACATTTAAATGTTGACCTGACACTTGACATAAAATCATTCGTAGAGGCAA TCGAAAGGCAAgctgaattaataaaaatgctgAAGGAAGGCATGTGGATAGAAGCGAAGCATGTCAAAAGGAGAGACTTGAACACATACGTCTCTCCTTCattattaaagagagaaagaaag GTGTCCGGTGGTGTTCACCGAAATGGAAACATCGCGGGCAACGGAAACAATGGTGGCGTTTCCCCAAGAAACCAAGGAGATCAGGTCACCAGTAGAAAGAGACCATCGGATCAAAGTCTCGAAACGTTttcaaaaaaacgaaaagttaatGAAAACGACCAACAAGTAACTCAG GGGGAAGACGGGTCGTTAGTGGTTCAATCATGCGGAGACGATAGCAACTCTGGGTTTAGCTTGGAAGAATACAAACAGACTCTAACAACTGCTAAGGACGTAAGACATTGTACATATAATGAACAATAG